From the Fusobacterium ulcerans ATCC 49185 genome, the window CCCAAAAAATGTTACTCCTGAAAATCCAATTGAAGCAATGGAAACATAAACCCATGGATTCTTAATATTTAAAAAACTTAATGTGGCAAATACTAATGCTGCAAATCCTACTGCTAAACTAATTGATTCTCTTTTTCCTAATTTTTTAACAACTAGGGTTACTAACGTTGCCATTCCTAATGCAATTACCAATTTGATAGCATTATAAGTTGATAGAGCTGCTGGCATTTTAAAATAGTAAGCATATAGGTAAGCATTAACTCCTCCAGTTAATAGATTACCAAATATCAAACAAACAGTTCCCCCTAAAATTCCAATCATAGCACGATTACTGAAAATCATTTTTACTGATTTAGTAAATGAAAGTCCTTCTTTTGATAGAGCTGGAACTTTAATACGCTCAGTTGTGCATTGATAACAAATATAATAGCAAAGAATAGCAACTAATGAAATTGCTCCAGCTGCAATTGGAAAAATATCTCCATTATTTCTAATTAGTACATGTGTTGTTCCATTTTTTATTACACGCTCATAAATGATGATAGGGCCAAAAAATCCAATTATAAATTCACCAATATAAGCTCCCATCGCTCTAAATGTGATAAGAGATTGTCTTTCATCTGGTTTATCAGTAATAGCAGAAGCCATAGCTCCATATGGAATATTTACTCCAGTAAAACAGATACTTCCATATAACAAATAAGTTATATACATATAGATAATCTTAAATGTCATTGGTTGATCTTTTAAAACTGATTGATACATTAAAAAACTTGCTATTGCAACTGGTGCAGCCATTATTCTGATCCATTTTTTGAATTTACCGTCCTTCCCTTGAGGAGTAATATCAATAATTCTTCCCATTGTAACATCTGTAAATGCATCTATTAATCTTGCTACAAGGAACATTGTTCCAACTACTGTTGGTTTCATTCCCCATACTTGTGTGTAAAATACCATTAGAAATTGACTTACAAATACTAGCATAACATCGTTTCCAAAATCTCCAAATAAATATCCAATTTTATCTCTTATACCAAAAGGTCTTATCTCTTTTCCTTGCCCCATCACTTTTTTCTTTCCTCCTAAAATTTATTTAATTATAAAATGTTTCTTACCAATATTTTCTCCACTCAGGTTTCATAATTCTAACAAGTGCTTCCATATAGAAGTAATCTCCCCACATACAACATTCATTTACACCTGAACCATTTGGTTTACTATATACCGAATCTGTCAATAACCCATTAGAACTATCTATATCTTTTGTAGTATAATTTTTTATTAAAGATTTTATTATTGCTTTCACAGCATTTAAGTAAATCTTTTTATCTGGATCAGAATCTGGAAGGTATTTTACCATTTCGAGAATTCCACATACTGCAATTACAGCTGATGATGTATCTCTTTCTTCCCCAGAAGCTTCATCAAAAATCAAATCCCAGCAACAAATATTATCTTCTGGTAAATGATTTAAAAAATAGTTAGTAACGCTTTTAAATAAATCTATAAATTTTTCATCTTTTAAGTAGCTATATGCCAGCGGAAATCCATATATTCCCCAAGCTTGCCCTCTTGCCCAAGCTGAATTATCCGAAGCTCCTTGTGCTGTAATCCCTTTTACTGGCTTTCCTGTTTCTGGATCAAAATAGAAAGTGTGATGTGTTGAACTGTCTTCTCTTACTACAACACTTGCTGCTGTATAAAGATGTTTTGTTGCTAT encodes:
- a CDS encoding glycoside hydrolase family 88 protein is translated as MELKKEIRERFSQKIDLPKEILYGALHEALKKIDANTRTFINTFPRACSTNYIYPGVLNGGEWDDWTSGFWTGMLWLAYEITGEERYRKTAFFQIKSYDERITNKVAVNHHDLGFLYTPSVVAGYKITGNERAKNIGLKAADHLIKRYKEKGEFIQAWGDLDDPTAYRLIIDCNLNVPLLFWATEVTGDLKYREIATKHLYTAASVVVREDSSTHHTFYFDPETGKPVKGITAQGASDNSAWARGQAWGIYGFPLAYSYLKDEKFIDLFKSVTNYFLNHLPEDNICCWDLIFDEASGEERDTSSAVIAVCGILEMVKYLPDSDPDKKIYLNAVKAIIKSLIKNYTTKDIDSSNGLLTDSVYSKPNGSGVNECCMWGDYFYMEALVRIMKPEWRKYW
- a CDS encoding MFS transporter encodes the protein MGQGKEIRPFGIRDKIGYLFGDFGNDVMLVFVSQFLMVFYTQVWGMKPTVVGTMFLVARLIDAFTDVTMGRIIDITPQGKDGKFKKWIRIMAAPVAIASFLMYQSVLKDQPMTFKIIYMYITYLLYGSICFTGVNIPYGAMASAITDKPDERQSLITFRAMGAYIGEFIIGFFGPIIIYERVIKNGTTHVLIRNNGDIFPIAAGAISLVAILCYYICYQCTTERIKVPALSKEGLSFTKSVKMIFSNRAMIGILGGTVCLIFGNLLTGGVNAYLYAYYFKMPAALSTYNAIKLVIALGMATLVTLVVKKLGKRESISLAVGFAALVFATLSFLNIKNPWVYVSIASIGFSGVTFFGYVIWGAIIDVIDDSEIKTGRREDGTLYAIYSFSRKVGQALGSSLVGYSLAIIGFQAGTKEQTQEVLNGIYKLATVAPATLFTLVVIIFMLVYPLSKKKVDANAETLRLRREEKEIK